One window of Medicago truncatula cultivar Jemalong A17 chromosome 2, MtrunA17r5.0-ANR, whole genome shotgun sequence genomic DNA carries:
- the LOC25487490 gene encoding AP-2 complex subunit alpha-1, whose translation MAMSGMRGLSVFISDIRNCQNKEQERLRVDKELGNIRTRFKNEKALTPYEKKKYVWKMLYIYMLGYDVDFGHMEAVSLISAPKYPEKQVGYIVTSSLLNENHDFLRLAINTVRNDIIGRNETFQCLALTMVGNIGGREFAESLAPDVQKLLLSSSCRPLVRKKAALCLLRLYRKNPDVVNVDGWADRMAQLLDERDLGVLTSSMSLLVALVSNQHEAYWSCLPKCVKTLERLARNQDIPQEYTYYGIPSPWLQVKTMRALQYFPTIEDPNTRRSLFEVLQRILMGTDVVKNVNKNNASHAVLFEALALVMHLDAEKEMMSQCVALLGKFIAVREPNIRYLGLENMTRMLMVTDVQDIIKRHQAQIITSLKDPDISIRRRALDLLYGMCDVTNAKDIVEELLQYLSTAEFAMREELSLKAAILAEKFAPDLSWYVDVILQLIDKAGDFVSDDIWFRVVQFVTNNEDLQPYAAAKAREYLDKPAIHETMVKVSAYLLGEFGHLLGRRPGCSPKEIFSIIHEKLPTVSIPTISILLSTYAKILMHCQPPDPELQKQIWAIFKKYESSIEVEIQQRAVEYFALSRKGAALMDILAEMPKFPERQSALIKKAEDTEVDTAEQSAIKLRAQQQYQNSNALVVTDQSHANGAPPAVGVGQLSLVKMPSMSSNVDDISAEQRLSQENGTLNQVDSQQPSPDLLGDLLGPLAIEGPPSSNVHPQPSSDPGTEGTVVDATAIVPVGQEASSVQPIGNIAERFQALCLKDSGVLYEDPYIQIGIKAEWRAHQGHLVLFLGNKNTSPLISVHALILPPVHLKMELSLVPDTIPPRAQVQCPLEIMNLHPSRDVAVIDFSYKFGNDMVNVKLRLPAVLNKFLQPITISPEEFFPQWRSLPGPPLKLQEVVRGVRPLPLLEMANLFNSFHLIVCPGLDPNPNNLVASTTFYSESTRAMLCLARIETDPADRTQLRMTVASGDPTLTFELKEFIKEQLVSIPLASRIPPTHAAPMSPVAQPASAPPPAALNDPGAALAALL comes from the exons GCAATTGCCAGAACAAAGAACAAGAGCGTCTTCGTGTTGATAAAGAACTCGGCAATATTCGTACTCGCTTCAAAAACGAAAAG GCTTTGACTCCGtatgagaaaaagaaatatgtttGGAAAATGCTTTACATATACATGCTTGGCTATGATGTGGATTTTGGTCACATGGAAGCTGTTTCTCTTATATCTGCTCCAAAGTATCCAGAAAAACAG GTTGGGTACATTGTAACATCAAGTTTGCTTAATGAAAACCACGACTTTCTCAGATTGGCCATAAATACTGTGCGTAATGATATCATTGGTCGCAATGAAACCTTCCAGTGCCTAGCATTGACTATG GTTGGAAATATTGGTGGCAGAGAATTTGCTGAGTCCTTAGCACCTGATGTACAGAAGTTGCTG TTATCTAGCAGCTGCAGACCCCTTGTGAGAAAAAAAGCCGCATTGTGTTTGCTGCGACTGTACAGGAAAAATCCTGATGTTGTCAACGTAGACGGATG GGCGGATCGAATGGCTCAACTTTTGGATGAACGAGACCTTGGTGTTTTGACATCTTCTATGAGTCTTCTTGTTGCATTAGTATCGAACCAACACGAGGCATATTGGAGTTGCCTTCCTAAGTGTGTCAAAACTTTAGAGCGGCTTGCCAGGAATCAGGATATCCCACAAGAATACACTTACTATGGTATCCCATCTCCCTGGCTTCAG GTCAAAACAATGAGAGCTCTTCAGTATTTTCCTACCATTGAAGATCCAAATACCAGAAGATCATTGTTTGAG GTCCTACAAAGGATATTGATGGGAACTGATGTTgtgaaaaatgtcaacaaaaatAATGCTTCCCATGCTGTTCTTTTTGAAGCCCTTGCTCTG GTAATGCATCTTGATGCTGAAAAGGAGATGATGTCTCAATGTGTGGCTCTTCTTGGCAAATTTATTGCTGTCCGTGAACCAAATATTCGTTATCTTGGTTTG GAGAATATGACCAGAATGTTGATGGTTACAGATGTGCAAGATATCATAAAAAGACATCAAGCCCAGATTATTACCTCATTGAAGGATCCTGACATCAG TATTCGGAGGCGTGCTCTAGATTTGCTTTATGGCATGTGTGATGTTACAAATGCAAAGGATATCGTTGAAGAACTACTGCAG TATCTCAGCACAGCAGAGTTTGCAATGCGTGAAGAATTGTCACTTAAAGCAGCTATTCTAGCTGAGAAGTTTGCACCAGATCTTTCATG GTATGTTGACGTGATTCTTCAATTAATTGACAAGGCTGGGGATTTTGTCAGTGACGACATCTGGTTTCGAGTTGTACAGTTTGTTACAAACAACGAAGACCTACAG CCTTATGCTGCAGCTAAAGCTCGAGAGTATCTTGACAAACCTGCCATACATGAGACAATGGTTAAG GTTAGTGCATATTTACTGGGGGAATTTGGACACCTTCTGGGGAGACGACCTGGGTGCAGTCCAAAAGAAATATTTAGCATTATACATGAGAAGCTTCCTACTGTATC GATCCCTACTATCTCTATTCTTCTGTCAACATATGCTAAAATTCTGATGCACTGTCAACCACCAGACCCTGAACTACAGAAGCAGATATGGGCAATATTTAAAAA ATATGAAAGCTCGATTGAAGTTGAAATACAGCAACGAGCAGTTGAATATTTTGCATTAAGTAGAAAAGGTGCAGCCCTAATGGATATATTGGCTGAAATGCCTAAATTCCCTGAACGACAG TCTGCATTAATTAAAAAGGCCGAAGATACTGAAGTAGATACTGCAGAGCAAAGTGCCATTAAGTTGCGCGCTCAGCAgcaatatcaaaattcaaatgctTTGGTTGTAACAGACCAAAGTCATGCTAATGGAGCTCCTCCAGCTGTCGGTGTCGGCCAACTTAGTCTTGTAAAGATGCCCAGCATGAGCAGTAATGTG GATGATATTTCAGCAGAACAAAGATTATCCCAGGAAAATGGGACTTTGAATCAAGTAGATTCTCAGCAACCCTCTCCAGATCTCCTTGGTGATCTGTTGGGTCCTTTGGCTATTGAAGGCCCTCCTAGTAGCAATGTCCACCCTCAGCCAAGCTCAGATCCAGGAACGGAAGGGACTGTAGTCGATGCCACGGCCATAGTCCCTGTTGGGCAAGAGGCCAGTTCTGTGCAG CCGATTGGAAATATTGCTGAAAGATTTCAGGCTTTGTGCCTGAAGGATAGTGGTGTTCTATATGAGGATCCTTATATTCAg ATTGGCATTAAGGCAGAATGGAGAGCTCATCAAGGGCATCTTGTTCTTTTCTTGGGGAACAAGAATACTTCTCCTCTTATATCTGTTCATGCTTTAATATTGCCTCCCGTTCATTTAAAAATGGAGCTCTCTCTAGTACCAGATACTATACCTCCCCGGGCACAA GTGCAATGCCCACTTGAGATCATGAATTTGCACCCAAGCAGGGATGTTGCCGTTATTGACTTCTCATACAAGTTTGGTAACGATATG GTCAATGTCAAGCTTCGCCTGCCAGCTgtattaaataaatttcttcAGCCTATAACTATATCTCCAGAAGAGTTTTTCCCGCAATGGAGATCACTTCCTGGACCACCTTTGAAGCTTCAAGAAGTG GTTAGAGGTGTTAGACCACTTCCACTACTTGAAATGGCAAACTTATTCAATAGTTTCCATTTGATAGTTTGCCCAGGACTT GATCCCAATCCAAACAACCTTGTAGCAAGTACAACATTTTATTCAGAAAGTACAAGGGCAATGCTTTGTCTG GCAAGAATTGAAACAGACCCAGCAGACAGAACCCAGCTTCGAATGACGGTTGCTTCAGGGGACCCAACTCTAACATTTGA GCTGAAGGAATTCATCAAGGAACAATTAGTCAGTATCCCTTTAGCATCTCGTATACCACCGACACATGCAGCTCCGATGTCTCCGGTGGCTCAACCAGCTAGCGCTCCTCCTCCTGCAGCATTGAACGATCCTGGGGCAGCGCTGGCTGCTCTTCTATGA